Proteins co-encoded in one Papaver somniferum cultivar HN1 chromosome 5, ASM357369v1, whole genome shotgun sequence genomic window:
- the LOC113281599 gene encoding uncharacterized protein LOC113281599, producing MARHPIGGSSSRFRSGSTRSASTGSPTTTPNFNKVNWPRGLLNSQGSPSTDGAHTAGHPSVGSQRVSSSDGDNSPSQGTGNQAEGRGWHDAFHQEDNDPGDTEESMVNDDQLP from the exons ATGGCAAGACATCCTATTGGTGGTAGCAGCAGCCGATTCAGGTCTGGAAGTACTAGGTCTGCTAGTACTGGATCGCCTACTACTACTCCTAACTTTAATAAAGTGAACTGGCCAAGGGGGTTGCTCAATTCACAAGGCTCTCCATCAACTGATGGTGCACACACAGCTGGACATCCAAGTGTAGGGAGTCAACGTGTGTCTTCCTCAGATGGTGACAATTCTCCAAGCCAAGGTACTGGGAATCAAGCAGAGGGACGTGGATGGCACGACGCTTTTCATCAGGAAGATAATGATCCTGGTGATACCGAGGAAAGCATGGTAAATG ATGATCAACTTCCATAA